Proteins encoded together in one Yersinia mollaretii ATCC 43969 window:
- a CDS encoding CidA/LrgA family protein — protein MLLALRSFAPSLLTRLQVPVQVALYAGLFIIADQLVSLFHLPLPANIVGMLLLLAMIMLRILPVRWVQAGSRWLLAEMLLFFVPAVVAVVNYAQMIMVDGWKIFAVIAVSTTLTLAATGLVVDRVYRFEVWLQRRKSNRHE, from the coding sequence ATGTTGTTGGCGTTACGCAGTTTTGCGCCGTCGCTTCTCACGCGCTTACAGGTACCGGTTCAAGTGGCGCTGTATGCGGGCTTATTTATCATTGCTGATCAGTTGGTTAGCCTCTTTCATCTGCCCTTGCCCGCCAATATTGTCGGCATGTTATTACTGCTCGCCATGATTATGCTGCGGATTCTGCCCGTGCGCTGGGTACAGGCCGGGTCGCGCTGGCTGCTGGCCGAAATGCTGCTGTTCTTTGTTCCTGCGGTGGTGGCGGTGGTGAATTATGCCCAGATGATCATGGTCGATGGCTGGAAAATTTTCGCCGTGATTGCCGTCAGCACTACACTGACTCTCGCGGCTACCGGATTAGTGGTTGATCGCGTTTACCGCTTTGAGGTGTGGCTACAACGCCGCAAGTCTAATCGCCATGAATGA
- a CDS encoding amino acid ABC transporter permease, with protein sequence MTLTREPPRTVRPGNPLSRMVFWARKNLFSSWSNSLLTLFCLWLMWQLIPPLLNWTIFNANWLGTSRTDCTREGACWVFIHARFGQFMYGLYPIEQRWRINTTLIIGLLTLIPLFWRGMPRRGRYLAVWMVAYPLLVWVMLYGGFLGLSRVETHQWGGLTLTLIIAAVGIAGALPLGILLALARRSSMPVVRILSVAFIEFWRGVPLITVLFMSSVMLPLFMTEGTSIDKLIRALVGVVLFQSAYVAEVVRGGLQALPKGQTEAAESLGLGYWKTQGLVILPQALKMVIPGLVNTIIALFKDTSLVIIIGLFDLFSSVQQATVDPAWLGMSTEGYVFAAAVYWIFCFSMSRYSQHLEKRFHTGRSPH encoded by the coding sequence ATGACATTAACCCGCGAACCACCCCGTACTGTGCGGCCGGGTAACCCGCTGAGTCGGATGGTCTTTTGGGCCAGAAAGAATCTCTTCTCCAGTTGGAGCAATAGCCTGCTAACCCTGTTCTGTTTGTGGCTGATGTGGCAGTTGATCCCACCGCTGCTGAATTGGACAATTTTTAACGCCAACTGGCTAGGCACATCACGTACCGACTGTACCCGCGAAGGGGCCTGTTGGGTCTTTATTCATGCACGCTTTGGCCAATTTATGTATGGCCTCTACCCCATTGAGCAGCGCTGGCGCATCAATACCACACTCATCATTGGATTACTCACACTGATCCCGCTGTTTTGGCGTGGGATGCCTCGTCGTGGCCGCTATCTGGCGGTCTGGATGGTGGCCTACCCGCTGCTGGTTTGGGTGATGCTCTATGGCGGTTTTCTAGGGCTGAGCCGCGTGGAAACTCACCAATGGGGTGGACTGACACTGACACTCATCATCGCCGCCGTTGGCATTGCTGGTGCACTGCCACTAGGTATCTTGCTGGCGCTGGCTCGCCGCTCCAGTATGCCGGTGGTACGCATTCTGTCGGTGGCCTTTATCGAGTTCTGGCGCGGGGTGCCGTTAATCACCGTGCTATTTATGTCTTCGGTGATGCTGCCACTGTTTATGACCGAAGGCACCAGCATCGATAAGCTGATCCGCGCCTTAGTGGGAGTGGTGCTGTTCCAGTCTGCCTATGTGGCGGAAGTGGTGCGCGGCGGGTTGCAAGCCCTGCCCAAAGGCCAGACTGAAGCCGCAGAGTCACTGGGGCTGGGCTACTGGAAAACCCAAGGGCTGGTTATCTTGCCGCAAGCTCTGAAAATGGTGATTCCGGGGCTGGTGAACACCATTATTGCCCTGTTTAAAGATACCAGTTTGGTGATCATCATTGGCCTGTTTGATCTGTTCAGCAGTGTGCAACAAGCCACCGTTGACCCCGCTTGGTTGGGGATGTCAACCGAGGGCTATGTCTTCGCCGCTGCGGTTTACTGGATTTTCTGTTTCAGCATGTCGCGCTACAGCCAGCATCTGGAGAAGCGCTTTCACACCGGACGTTCCCCCCATTGA
- a CDS encoding LysR family transcriptional regulator yields MDIRTLRYFVEVVRQQSFTRAAEKLFVTQPTISKMLRNLENELECSLLIREGRRLHLTDSGQAVYQRGLAILDQFQQLEAELEDIASLKKGKLRLGIPPMVGTQMAVLISEFRQSYPGVELQIAEFGGLTVQQAVLSGELDLALTALPADAGLPLTALPLFSHPLCVVVPRTAFWLNRTTITIPELADQSILIYNEDFALYRQLMEAFTAAGFIPKIAVRSGQWDFLAAMVQAHVGIAILPEPICQRLDKKALLWLQLAPEMPWQLGLIWRQGSYLSHSAQAWISRCREFWPNGSLVEINPAAKQQPD; encoded by the coding sequence ATGGATATCCGAACGCTACGCTATTTCGTCGAAGTGGTACGCCAGCAGAGTTTCACCCGTGCGGCGGAGAAGCTTTTTGTCACCCAACCCACCATCAGCAAAATGCTGCGCAATCTGGAAAATGAGTTGGAGTGCAGCTTGTTGATTCGTGAGGGTCGCCGCCTGCATCTGACCGACAGCGGGCAAGCGGTGTATCAGCGCGGGCTGGCGATCCTCGACCAATTCCAACAGTTGGAAGCGGAGCTGGAAGATATTGCCTCATTGAAGAAGGGCAAATTGCGTCTAGGGATTCCGCCGATGGTCGGCACCCAAATGGCGGTGCTGATCAGTGAATTTCGCCAAAGTTACCCCGGTGTAGAGCTGCAAATTGCCGAGTTTGGCGGCTTAACCGTACAACAGGCGGTGCTCTCCGGCGAACTAGATTTGGCCCTCACCGCCCTTCCCGCTGATGCTGGTCTACCACTGACTGCACTGCCGCTATTCAGCCATCCACTCTGTGTGGTAGTGCCACGTACCGCGTTCTGGCTGAACCGCACCACCATCACTATTCCCGAGTTGGCCGACCAATCAATCCTGATTTATAACGAGGACTTCGCCCTCTACCGCCAGTTAATGGAGGCTTTCACTGCTGCGGGTTTTATTCCCAAAATCGCCGTTCGCAGTGGTCAATGGGACTTTTTAGCCGCCATGGTGCAAGCCCATGTCGGGATCGCCATTTTGCCGGAACCGATTTGCCAGCGGTTGGATAAAAAAGCGCTGTTATGGCTGCAGTTAGCACCAGAAATGCCGTGGCAGTTGGGGTTGATTTGGCGACAGGGAAGTTATCTTTCTCACAGTGCGCAGGCGTGGATTAGCCGCTGCCGTGAATTTTGGCCCAATGGTTCATTGGTTGAGATCAATCCGGCCGCCAAACAGCAGCCGGATTAG
- a CDS encoding amino acid ABC transporter substrate-binding protein, with protein sequence MKKMMFSTLVAAASLVALAGQAHAGTTLDAVKKKGFVQCGISDGLPGFSYADASGKFSGLDVDVCRGVAAAIFGDAEKVKYTPLTAKERFTALQSGEVDILSRNTTWTSSRDAGMGMLFTGVNYYDGIGFLTHNKAGLKSAKELDGATVCIQAGTDTELNVADYFKANKMQYTPVTFDRSDESAKALDSGRCDTLASDQSQLYALRIKLGKPDEFIVLPEVISKEPLGPVVRRGDEDWFAVVRWTLFAMLNAEEMGVTSKNVEALAAKPTTPDMAHLLGQEGNYGKDLKVPNDWVVKIVKQVGNYGESFDRNVGMGSELKIKRGQNALWNNGGLQYAPPVR encoded by the coding sequence ATGAAAAAAATGATGTTTTCAACGCTGGTTGCTGCCGCCTCATTAGTGGCATTAGCGGGTCAGGCCCACGCGGGTACTACTTTGGATGCGGTGAAGAAAAAAGGTTTTGTGCAGTGCGGTATCAGTGATGGATTACCCGGCTTCTCTTACGCCGATGCCAGCGGCAAATTCTCCGGCCTTGATGTCGATGTCTGCCGTGGTGTGGCTGCCGCCATCTTTGGTGATGCAGAAAAAGTGAAATATACCCCGCTGACGGCAAAAGAGCGCTTTACCGCCCTGCAATCTGGCGAAGTGGATATTTTGTCCCGTAACACCACTTGGACCTCATCCCGCGATGCGGGTATGGGGATGCTGTTTACGGGCGTGAACTATTACGACGGCATCGGCTTCCTGACCCACAATAAAGCCGGGCTGAAGAGCGCCAAAGAGCTGGATGGTGCCACGGTCTGTATTCAGGCGGGCACAGATACTGAGTTGAATGTCGCTGACTACTTTAAAGCCAACAAAATGCAATACACCCCGGTCACTTTCGATCGCTCTGATGAGAGTGCCAAGGCACTGGACTCTGGTCGTTGCGACACACTGGCCTCTGACCAATCCCAGCTCTATGCACTGCGTATCAAGTTAGGGAAGCCAGATGAATTTATCGTTTTGCCAGAAGTGATCTCAAAAGAGCCGCTGGGGCCAGTAGTGCGCCGGGGTGACGAAGATTGGTTCGCCGTCGTACGCTGGACACTGTTTGCCATGCTGAATGCGGAAGAGATGGGTGTGACCTCGAAAAACGTCGAAGCACTGGCGGCGAAACCCACCACTCCAGATATGGCCCACCTGTTAGGTCAGGAAGGCAACTACGGCAAAGATTTGAAAGTGCCGAATGATTGGGTGGTAAAAATCGTCAAGCAAGTGGGTAACTATGGCGAAAGTTTTGACCGTAATGTCGGTATGGGCAGTGAGCTGAAAATCAAACGCGGCCAAAATGCGCTGTGGAACAATGGTGGCCTCCAATACGCACCACCGGTTCGCTGA
- a CDS encoding helix-turn-helix transcriptional regulator: MDKHILQALSVSIRFWEHSSEPWGVKDNESRFVYANNKYNKLLALPDNFCVEGRLDGELPAPTSDFQAEFQAHDRKVELEKDRVTSLEIHEFGGESYVQPWFFDKYPLIDGNGVSVGTVFHGRPVENTTLIRLTKIKTPTSLIFTPPSTLFSKREWEVLFYLLHEYASAEIANKLFLSNRTVCNIIQNIYRKAGVSSKRQIIEYCDAKNINNYIPQSFFDRTGSFLFMPKEANGD, from the coding sequence ATGGATAAACATATATTACAAGCACTGAGTGTTTCAATACGATTTTGGGAGCACAGCTCCGAGCCTTGGGGTGTTAAAGATAATGAATCGCGGTTTGTTTATGCAAATAATAAATATAATAAATTACTGGCTTTACCTGATAACTTTTGTGTCGAGGGGCGATTAGACGGCGAACTCCCCGCACCAACCTCAGATTTTCAGGCCGAATTTCAAGCACATGACCGAAAAGTGGAGTTAGAGAAAGATCGCGTAACTTCACTTGAAATACATGAGTTTGGGGGGGAGTCCTATGTTCAACCTTGGTTTTTTGATAAGTACCCCTTAATCGATGGCAATGGTGTCTCTGTTGGAACTGTATTTCATGGTCGACCAGTGGAAAATACAACATTAATACGTTTAACAAAAATAAAAACGCCCACATCGCTTATCTTTACGCCACCCTCTACTCTATTTTCAAAAAGAGAGTGGGAAGTCCTATTTTATCTTCTACACGAATACGCTAGTGCGGAGATCGCTAATAAACTTTTCCTGTCAAATAGAACAGTCTGCAATATTATCCAAAATATTTATCGCAAGGCGGGGGTCTCCAGCAAACGGCAAATTATTGAGTATTGTGATGCAAAAAATATTAATAATTATATTCCTCAAAGTTTCTTTGACCGCACAGGCTCTTTCCTCTTTATGCCGAAAGAAGCCAATGGCGATTAG
- a CDS encoding amino acid ABC transporter permease yields MSQRPTVKGAFSLTNPAVRAWLYQIIALLILIGCGAYLIHNTITNLSTRGITSGFAFLNNSAGFGIVQHLIDYKQGDTYGRVFFVGLFNTLLVSVLCIFFASILGFFIGLARLSDNWLLRKLSTIYIEIFRNIPPLLQIFFWYFAVLRNLPGPRQSMDAFGVAFLSNRGLYLPSPEWAAGFMPALIAVLLAVAAMFALYRYNHFRQLHTGQFHRTWPIGLLLLIALPALSHFMFGPALHWDIPELRGFNFKGGLVLIPELAALTLALSVYTSTFIAEVIRSGIQSVPYGQHEAARSLALPNTVTLRQVILPQALRVIIPPLTSQYLNIVKNSSLAAAIGYPDMVSLFAGTVLNQTGQAIETIAITMSVYLVISLSISFLMNIYNRRIALVER; encoded by the coding sequence ATGTCACAACGCCCAACCGTCAAAGGTGCCTTTTCGCTGACCAACCCAGCGGTGCGCGCCTGGTTGTATCAAATCATTGCACTATTGATACTGATCGGATGCGGTGCGTACCTGATTCATAACACCATTACCAATCTATCCACCCGGGGCATCACCTCCGGCTTTGCTTTTCTGAACAACAGCGCTGGTTTTGGCATCGTTCAGCACCTTATCGACTATAAGCAGGGCGATACCTACGGGCGCGTGTTCTTCGTCGGGCTATTCAACACCCTGCTGGTTTCAGTACTGTGCATCTTCTTTGCGTCGATACTGGGCTTCTTTATCGGGCTAGCGCGTCTGTCTGACAACTGGCTATTACGCAAACTATCGACTATCTACATCGAAATCTTCCGTAATATCCCGCCGCTGTTGCAAATCTTCTTCTGGTATTTCGCGGTGTTGCGCAATTTGCCGGGGCCACGGCAAAGTATGGATGCTTTTGGCGTCGCCTTTCTGAGTAACCGTGGCCTCTATTTACCGTCACCGGAATGGGCTGCCGGTTTTATGCCTGCGTTGATTGCCGTGCTACTGGCGGTGGCCGCCATGTTCGCCCTCTATCGCTATAATCATTTTCGCCAGTTACATACCGGCCAGTTCCACCGCACTTGGCCAATAGGTTTATTGCTATTGATTGCCCTGCCCGCCTTGTCCCATTTTATGTTTGGCCCGGCGCTGCACTGGGATATCCCCGAACTGCGCGGTTTTAATTTTAAAGGCGGGTTGGTGCTCATCCCTGAATTGGCCGCCTTAACACTCGCGCTGTCGGTTTACACCTCCACCTTTATTGCGGAAGTGATTCGCTCCGGCATTCAGTCCGTGCCCTACGGCCAGCATGAAGCGGCCCGATCGCTGGCGCTGCCGAATACCGTCACCTTACGTCAGGTGATTTTGCCGCAGGCACTGCGGGTCATCATTCCGCCACTGACCAGCCAATATCTGAATATCGTCAAAAACTCCTCACTGGCAGCCGCCATCGGTTACCCCGATATGGTGTCGTTGTTCGCCGGTACCGTGCTGAACCAAACCGGTCAGGCGATAGAAACCATCGCCATCACCATGTCGGTCTATCTGGTTATCAGCCTATCCATTTCATTTTTAATGAATATCTACAATCGGCGCATTGCGCTGGTCGAGCGCTAA
- a CDS encoding LrgB family protein, whose product MNDFIISIACFLATLALYFANKKLYRRRRSLLLMPLVLTPMVLVLLLVVTHISYQDYIGETHWLLWLLGPATIAFAVPVYENLSIIRRHWLSLTAGVITAVTVAVVSSVWLARLLTLSEEVQRSLAVRSITTPFALEAAKQLGGQPDLVALFVVITGVFGMAVGDLLFLRLSVRSGLAKGAGLGASSHGAGTAKAYEMGQQEGVVSSLVMMLAGIITVIAAPLMGHLLW is encoded by the coding sequence ATGAATGATTTTATTATCAGCATCGCCTGTTTTCTGGCGACACTGGCACTCTATTTTGCCAACAAAAAACTCTATCGCCGCCGCCGCTCCTTGCTGCTAATGCCCTTGGTGCTGACGCCCATGGTGTTAGTGCTGCTGCTGGTGGTCACCCATATCTCTTATCAGGATTATATTGGTGAGACGCATTGGTTGCTGTGGTTACTGGGGCCAGCAACCATCGCTTTTGCTGTACCGGTGTATGAGAATTTGTCGATTATTCGCCGCCACTGGTTATCACTCACTGCAGGGGTGATAACTGCCGTCACTGTGGCAGTGGTCAGCTCGGTGTGGTTGGCGAGGCTACTCACTCTGTCGGAAGAGGTGCAACGCAGTTTGGCGGTGCGCTCCATCACCACGCCTTTTGCGCTGGAAGCGGCTAAACAACTGGGCGGGCAACCTGATTTGGTGGCACTGTTTGTGGTGATAACAGGGGTATTTGGGATGGCGGTTGGGGACTTGCTGTTTCTGCGCTTATCTGTGCGCAGTGGGTTGGCAAAAGGCGCGGGCTTGGGCGCCTCCTCCCACGGCGCGGGCACGGCGAAAGCTTATGAGATGGGGCAGCAGGAGGGCGTTGTCTCCAGTTTGGTGATGATGCTGGCTGGTATCATTACGGTGATTGCTGCCCCGCTGATGGGGCATTTATTGTGGTAA
- a CDS encoding amino acid ABC transporter ATP-binding protein codes for MSDNQPNFGDKMMITLENVNKWYGQFHVLKDINLHVRPGERIVLCGPSGSGKSTTIRCINHLEEHQQGKIMVDGIELNDDLRNIERVRTEVGMVFQHFNLFPHLTVMQNCTLAPSWVRKMPKKEADELAMHYLERVRIAEHAHKFPGQLSGGQQQRVAIARSLCMKPKIMLFDEPTSALDPEMVKEVLDTMISLAHEGMTMLCVTHEMGFARTVADRVIFMDRGEIVEQAPPAEFFSNPKSERTQAFLAQVIH; via the coding sequence ATGAGCGACAATCAGCCAAACTTCGGCGATAAGATGATGATTACGCTGGAAAACGTCAATAAGTGGTACGGGCAGTTCCACGTATTGAAAGATATCAATCTACATGTGCGCCCCGGCGAACGCATTGTGCTGTGCGGCCCTTCCGGCTCCGGCAAATCGACGACTATCCGCTGCATCAACCATCTGGAAGAGCATCAGCAGGGGAAGATCATGGTGGATGGCATTGAGCTGAATGATGATTTGCGAAATATCGAGCGGGTGCGTACCGAGGTCGGCATGGTGTTTCAACACTTCAATCTGTTCCCACACTTAACCGTGATGCAGAACTGTACACTGGCCCCGAGCTGGGTGCGCAAAATGCCGAAGAAGGAGGCCGATGAACTGGCGATGCACTATCTGGAGCGGGTGCGGATTGCCGAGCACGCCCATAAGTTCCCCGGTCAGCTCTCCGGCGGGCAGCAGCAGCGCGTGGCGATTGCCCGCTCACTCTGCATGAAACCGAAAATCATGCTGTTCGACGAACCCACTTCGGCGCTCGACCCGGAGATGGTCAAGGAGGTGCTGGATACCATGATCAGTCTGGCGCACGAAGGCATGACCATGCTGTGTGTGACCCACGAAATGGGGTTCGCCCGCACTGTCGCCGACCGGGTTATTTTTATGGATCGCGGCGAAATCGTCGAGCAAGCACCGCCTGCCGAGTTCTTCTCGAACCCGAAATCCGAGCGCACGCAGGCATTTTTGGCACAAGTTATTCACTAG
- a CDS encoding glutathione S-transferase family protein: MVIVHHLNNSRSQRILWMLEELQVPYELKRYQRDSGSLLAPPELKKIHPLGKSPVITDGDLTLAESGAIIEYLQEAYDAQGLFKPTGHYDRQQFRYWMHYAEGSLMPLLVMKLIFSRLGGPPVPWIIRPVAKALGEGVQKNYLNKQITTHRDYLEQHLTQHRWFAGSDFSAADIQMSFPIEAINSRGGLEGFPKLQDFLVRIHQRPAYQQAIEKGGAYKLES; the protein is encoded by the coding sequence ATGGTCATTGTTCACCATCTAAATAATTCACGTTCACAGCGTATTTTGTGGATGCTCGAAGAGTTGCAAGTCCCCTATGAGTTGAAGCGCTATCAGCGCGACTCGGGTAGCTTGTTGGCTCCCCCTGAACTGAAAAAAATTCATCCGCTGGGTAAATCTCCGGTCATTACTGACGGCGATCTGACTCTGGCGGAGTCCGGTGCGATCATCGAATATTTGCAGGAAGCCTATGATGCTCAAGGGCTGTTTAAGCCAACCGGCCATTATGATCGCCAGCAGTTTCGCTACTGGATGCACTATGCGGAGGGTTCACTGATGCCACTGCTGGTGATGAAGCTGATCTTCAGCCGATTGGGTGGGCCGCCAGTGCCGTGGATAATCCGTCCGGTTGCCAAGGCATTGGGCGAAGGGGTGCAGAAAAATTATCTGAATAAGCAAATTACCACGCACCGCGACTATCTGGAGCAGCATCTCACTCAGCATCGGTGGTTTGCTGGCAGTGATTTCAGTGCGGCAGATATCCAAATGAGCTTCCCTATCGAAGCGATCAATAGCCGTGGCGGCCTTGAGGGCTTCCCGAAACTGCAAGATTTCTTAGTGCGGATTCATCAGCGCCCCGCCTATCAACAGGCGATTGAGAAGGGCGGTGCCTACAAATTGGAGAGCTGA
- a CDS encoding Na+/H+ antiporter produces MEIFFTILILILVVSLSGVVTRMLPFQIPLPLMQIVCGALLAWPHFGLHVDFDPELFLVLFIPPLLFADGWKTPTREFIHHGREILGLALALVLVTVVGIGYLIYWMVPGIPLVAAFALAAVLSPTDAVALSGIVGKGRIPKSIMGVLEGEALMNDASGLVALKFAIAVAMGTMIFTVSGATLEFLKVAIGGLLAGVAVTWLYSKSLRLMSRWSGDDPATQIVLLLLLPFASYLIAEHIGVSGILAAVAAGMTISQSGVIRNAPLTMRLRADSVWSMLEFVFNGMVFILLGLQLPGILETSIVQAELDPTIQTWNLFADVAIIYGALLVLRFSWLWMMKRFSKRLLKKRPLEFSNYTTRELWVASFAGVRGAITLAGVLSIPLFLSDGSAFPSRYQLVFIATGVILLSVIVGVIALPPLLRGVVMADKSASREEIRLARAAAAEVAIVSLNKMEERLAASSEENIDPELLKEVSSRVIGTLRRRTGSKDEVENTLLIENLERRFRLTALRAERGELYHLRATQKISNETLQKLLHDLDLLEALLIEKEG; encoded by the coding sequence ATGGAAATCTTTTTTACAATCCTCATTTTGATTCTGGTGGTGTCGCTCTCCGGCGTGGTCACCCGAATGTTGCCGTTTCAAATCCCCCTCCCATTGATGCAGATTGTCTGTGGTGCCTTGTTAGCTTGGCCCCACTTTGGTTTGCATGTCGATTTTGACCCGGAACTCTTCTTGGTGCTGTTTATCCCGCCGCTGCTCTTTGCTGATGGTTGGAAAACACCGACGCGGGAGTTTATTCATCACGGGCGGGAGATATTGGGTCTGGCACTGGCCTTGGTGCTGGTCACCGTGGTGGGTATCGGCTATCTGATCTACTGGATGGTGCCGGGTATTCCGCTGGTGGCGGCCTTTGCACTGGCGGCGGTATTATCGCCAACGGATGCCGTGGCGCTATCCGGTATCGTGGGGAAAGGGCGCATACCGAAATCAATTATGGGCGTGCTGGAAGGGGAGGCGTTGATGAACGATGCTTCCGGTCTGGTGGCGCTGAAGTTTGCCATTGCGGTGGCAATGGGCACCATGATATTCACTGTGTCCGGTGCCACATTGGAGTTCCTGAAAGTCGCCATCGGCGGCCTGCTGGCCGGGGTTGCGGTCACTTGGCTCTACAGTAAATCGCTGCGCTTGATGAGCCGCTGGAGTGGCGATGACCCGGCGACACAAATCGTCTTGCTGCTGCTGTTACCTTTTGCCTCTTACCTGATTGCCGAACATATTGGCGTCTCCGGTATCTTGGCCGCCGTGGCGGCGGGTATGACCATCAGCCAATCTGGCGTGATTCGTAATGCCCCACTGACAATGCGGTTACGTGCTGACAGTGTCTGGTCGATGCTGGAGTTCGTGTTTAACGGCATGGTGTTTATCCTGTTGGGCCTGCAACTGCCGGGGATACTGGAAACCTCGATCGTGCAGGCGGAGCTGGACCCGACCATCCAAACTTGGAATCTGTTTGCGGATGTTGCCATCATTTATGGCGCATTGCTGGTGCTGCGCTTTAGCTGGCTGTGGATGATGAAAAGATTCAGTAAGCGTTTACTGAAGAAGCGGCCACTGGAGTTTAGCAACTACACCACGCGCGAGCTATGGGTGGCGTCGTTCGCGGGGGTGCGTGGGGCGATTACGCTGGCAGGTGTGCTGTCGATTCCGTTATTCCTGAGCGATGGCTCAGCTTTCCCCTCTCGTTATCAATTGGTGTTTATCGCCACGGGAGTCATCCTGCTGTCGGTCATCGTCGGGGTCATTGCCCTGCCGCCGTTACTGCGCGGTGTGGTCATGGCAGACAAGAGTGCCAGCCGTGAAGAGATTCGCTTAGCCCGGGCGGCAGCGGCGGAAGTGGCGATTGTCAGTCTGAACAAGATGGAAGAGCGGCTGGCGGCCAGCAGTGAGGAGAATATCGATCCTGAGCTGCTTAAAGAGGTCAGCTCACGGGTCATCGGCACTTTGCGACGGCGCACCGGCAGTAAGGATGAAGTCGAGAACACCTTATTGATCGAAAATCTAGAGCGGCGTTTCCGTTTAACCGCGCTGCGGGCCGAACGTGGCGAGCTGTATCACCTGCGCGCCACCCAGAAAATCAGTAACGAAACCCTGCAAAAACTGTTGCATGATCTGGATCTACTGGAAGCACTGCTGATCGAAAAAGAGGGGTAG
- a CDS encoding NCS2 family permease — MSSTNPQTNSAAKPKSSLDAFFKISERGSNVRQEVLAGLTTFLAMVYSVIVVPSMLGKAGFPPTAVFVATCLVAGLGSLLMGLWANLPMAIGCAISLTAFTAFSLVLGQHISIPVALGAVFLMGVLFTIISVTGIRSWILRNLPMGVAHGTGIGIGLFLLLIAANGVGLVIKNPIEGLPVALGAFTSFPVIMTLLGLAVIFGLEKLRVPGGILLVIIGISVIGLIFDPSVTYQGLFAMPSLADANGDSLIFSLDIMGALKPVVLPSVLALVMTAVFDATGTIRAVAGQANLLDKDGQIISGGKALTSDSVSSIFAGLVGAAPAAVYIESAAGTAAGGKTGMTATVVGVLFLFMLFLSPLSYLVPAYATAPALMYVGLLMLSNVSKLDFDDFVDAMSGLLCAVFIVLTCNIVTGIMLGFSSLVIGRICSGEWRRLNIGTVVIAVALVAFYAGGWAI; from the coding sequence ATGTCTAGCACCAATCCTCAAACGAACTCGGCAGCAAAGCCAAAAAGTTCGCTTGATGCATTTTTCAAGATCAGTGAACGTGGCAGTAATGTACGCCAAGAAGTGCTGGCCGGTCTGACGACCTTTTTGGCGATGGTCTACTCGGTCATCGTGGTGCCAAGCATGTTGGGCAAAGCGGGCTTCCCGCCAACAGCGGTGTTTGTCGCGACCTGTCTGGTGGCGGGCTTAGGTTCTCTGTTGATGGGCTTGTGGGCGAATTTGCCGATGGCGATTGGTTGCGCTATCTCATTGACCGCGTTTACTGCATTCAGTTTGGTATTGGGCCAACACATCAGTATTCCTGTGGCGCTGGGTGCCGTATTCCTGATGGGGGTACTGTTTACCATTATCTCCGTCACCGGTATCCGCTCATGGATATTGCGTAACTTGCCGATGGGCGTGGCGCACGGCACCGGCATTGGTATCGGCCTGTTCCTGCTGCTGATTGCGGCAAACGGTGTCGGCTTGGTAATCAAAAACCCGATTGAAGGTTTGCCAGTGGCGCTGGGCGCATTTACCTCTTTCCCGGTGATTATGACGTTATTGGGTCTGGCGGTGATTTTCGGTTTGGAAAAACTGCGGGTGCCGGGTGGCATTCTGCTCGTGATTATCGGCATCTCAGTGATTGGTCTGATTTTTGACCCTAGTGTGACCTATCAAGGGCTGTTTGCTATGCCAAGTCTGGCGGATGCTAACGGCGACTCGTTGATTTTCAGCCTCGATATCATGGGTGCACTGAAACCTGTGGTGCTGCCAAGTGTGCTGGCGTTGGTGATGACTGCGGTGTTTGATGCCACAGGCACCATCCGCGCGGTGGCGGGTCAGGCCAACTTGCTGGATAAAGATGGCCAGATTATCAGCGGCGGCAAAGCGCTGACCTCTGACTCCGTCAGCAGCATCTTTGCCGGTTTAGTGGGCGCGGCCCCTGCTGCGGTGTATATCGAATCTGCGGCGGGTACGGCGGCAGGCGGTAAAACCGGTATGACCGCAACCGTGGTCGGTGTGCTGTTCCTGTTCATGCTGTTCCTCTCGCCGCTCTCCTATTTGGTTCCTGCTTACGCCACGGCTCCGGCCCTGATGTACGTGGGCTTGCTGATGTTGAGCAATGTGTCCAAACTGGATTTCGACGATTTTGTTGATGCGATGTCCGGCCTGCTTTGCGCCGTGTTTATCGTGCTGACCTGTAATATCGTGACCGGTATCATGCTGGGCTTCAGCTCACTGGTGATTGGCCGTATCTGTTCCGGCGAATGGCGTAGACTGAACATCGGCACCGTGGTTATTGCGGTTGCGCTGGTGGCATTCTATGCAGGCGGTTGGGCGATTTAA